The proteins below are encoded in one region of Hordeum vulgare subsp. vulgare chromosome 3H, MorexV3_pseudomolecules_assembly, whole genome shotgun sequence:
- the LOC123442348 gene encoding H/ACA ribonucleoprotein complex subunit 4-like encodes MRAVTGAIVSSKPCSLLKAKGILSGFFKSSASNLPTSDAATYLLTAADAVDELCQIRGDIRRALHHHLHLHHQQEGSPPAATGDGDGERRNKDKGRVKQEEQEAVVSKQGISLVPRKKKDIPCVIKQEEQEEPEPEHKKMISNKGSVGSHDKKRKHAAQDLVEVKKEEADFVDADLGSDKKKKKNKHKKNKRSRDGDDAQQEEEAEVEHTKKKQRN; translated from the coding sequence ATGAGAGCTGTCACCGGCGCCATCGTCTCCTCGAAGCCGTGCTCGCTGCTCAAGGCCAAGGGCATCCTCTCCGGATTCTTCAAGAGCTCTGCCTCCAACCTCCCCACCTCCGACGCCGCCACCTACCTCCTCACCGCCGCCGACGCCGTCGACGAGCTCTGCCAAATCCGCGGCGACATCCGCAGGGCCCTCCACCACCACCTGCACCTGCACCACCAGCAGGAGGGCAGCCCCCCTGCTGCtaccggtgacggtgacggtgagagGAGGAACAAGGACAAGGGTCGTGTGAAGCAGGAGGAGCAAGAGGCGGTGGTGTCCAAACAAGGGATCAGTTTGGTTCCCAGGAAGAAGAAGGACATTCCATGTGTCATcaagcaggaagaacaagaggagcCGGAGCCGGAGCACAAGAAGATGATTTCAAACAAGGGATCAGTTGGTAGCCACGACAAGAAACGGAAGCACGCCGCCCAAGACTTGGTCGAGGTGAAGAAAGAAGAAGCTGATTTCGTCGATGCCGATTTGGGGagcgacaagaagaagaagaagaacaagcacAAGAAAAACAAGAGGAGCAGAGACGGCGACGAcgcccaacaagaagaagaagcggaggtCGAGCATACCAAGAAGAAGCAGCGCAACTAG